DNA from Leucobacter aridicollis:
CGACCGGCCGTCGCTCGCGGCGGCCGGTCGCCAGGAACCTAGGAGAGGTCGTCGGACAGGACGAACGCGCCCTTCTCGCCCGTCGGGGAGACGATGACGAAGCCGCCGCCCTCACGCGAGCCGTCCTCCGCGAACGTGAGGTCGCCCGACAGCAGCGGGAACGCCTTCAGCCCGAGCAGCGCCTTGTCGACCGCTTCCGCGTCGGTGCTGCCGGCATCGGTCATCGCCTGCGCGATCGCCTTCACGGCCTCGTAGGTCTGCATCGAGTACGGGCCGGGGTCGGCCTTCGCGAGCTCCGTGTACGCTGCCACCCAGGCGTCGCCGCCCTCAAGCATGTCGGGGGTGCGGGTGAACGTGCCGAACACGTTCTCGATCGCGGGGCCCGCGATCGCCGCGAGCTGCGCGTCGACGGAGCCGTCGCCCACGAGGATCGTGCCATCGTAGCCTGCGGCGCGGAGCTGATCGATGAGCAATCCGCCGGCCTGGTAGTACCCGGTCCAGTAGATGAAGTCCGGGTTCGCGCCGATGACGCTGTTAATGTTCGCGCCGAAGTCCTTCTCGTCGGGGTTGACCGACTCCCGCTTCACAATGTTCAGGCTGCCCGCCTGCTCTTCGAACGCGTTCGCGAGATCGACCGAGTAGTCGGTGTTGTCATCGATGAGCACGACGGACTTCGCGCCGAGCTTCTCGGCGTATGCGACGGCTGCCTTGCCCTGCTGGGTGCCGGTGCCGTTGATGAGGAACGCGCCCTGGCCGACGAGCTTGGTCGAGTTCGCCGCCGGGATCACCATCGAGATGCCCGCTTCCTTGAACACGGGGAGCGTCGGGAGCGTGGCGCCCGAGCAGTAGCCGCCGACGGAGCCCTCGACGCCCGCGCTGACGAGCTTGTTCGCCGCAGCGACGGCTGCGGTCGCGTCGCAGCCGTCATCCTCGGTCACGAGCTCAAGCTCGCGACCGTCGACGCCGCCGTCCTCGTTGATCTCGTTGATTGCCAGCTGCGCGCCAAACTTCATGTAGTCGCCGAACGCCGCCTCCGAGCCCGAGAAGGGCGCGAGCATGCCGAGCTTGATCGGGCCGTCGCTCGATCCACCGCTGTCGCCGCCTGCGAGGCCACCCGAGCAGCCGGTGAGCACCAGGGCCGCGGAGGCTGCGATCGCGCCGAAGGCTGCGAGGCGTCGCACGCGTGAGTGTGAACGTGAAATCATTGACGATTCCTTCCAATCATTCATCATTGAATATTGAGCGGGGAGTGCCATACGCGACGCGCGGACCGTCGTTGGTCGTGAGCGCGGCACCGGCAGGTACCCGTCAGTGCAATGTTACTGATTTAGAAGAAGAGCGCAAATAATTGAGGTCACGATTCCGACACAGTCGCAATCGTGACCTCGGCGTTACTCGGCGATGTGCAGTCGCGCCTCGAGCGTGCCGATCAACACGTCACCGACGACCGTGACGGCCGTGCCGGGCTCAAGCTCGACCTGAGTGCCCGTAGCATCAGTCACAAAGACACCGTTCGTCGAGTCGAGATCCTCGATCGTCCACGTGTCACCAGACCGTCGGAGTCGTGCGTGCGATTTCGAGAGCGTGCGAGTGGGGTCGTTTACGACGAGCACCTCTGATCCGTCGATCGCAACGGGCTTACGCCCGACAACGATGTCATCCCCGACCAACTCGTGCTGCTGGCCGCCAGGGAGTTCAAGCACCCAGCGATCCCGCTTCGCGACGACAATCGTGCTGTCGAGATCGTCGTCCTCGTCGAGACCCAGGATCGACTGCGCGCTGACCCCAGCCGGCGCGGCCTGCGGCACTGGGGCAGGGGCAGGCTGCGGGACAGCGACAGGCTCAGGCTGCGGCGGCGCGAACGGTAGCCCGGCCGGATCGAGCTCGAGGCTCGCGGCGTTCATCCCGGTCGGAGCGGGTTCTTCTGGCGCTTGCGCGGACGGGGGCTCGGACTCGGCCCAGAAATCCGGGAGCGGGACTCGCGTTGGCACAGGGGTCGACACGACCTGCGGAACCACAGGGGGCACCGCCGGGGGCGCGACGGGCGGCACGATGGGCTGTGCCACCGGCGCCACCGGAGCCACCGGAGCCGGCGGGGCCACCGGAGCCGGCGGGGCCACCGGCTCCGCCTGGGCGTGCTGAGGCAGCGGAGCATCCGGAGCAACCGGTGGCACGGCCGGAGCAACCGGCGGAACGGCCGGAGCAACCGGTGGCACGGCCGGAGCAGGATCAGGGCGCCGGACGGGCCGCGCCTCGGGCCACGAGAACGGGCGGAGGTCTT
Protein-coding regions in this window:
- a CDS encoding branched-chain amino acid ABC transporter substrate-binding protein, whose amino-acid sequence is MISRSHSRVRRLAAFGAIAASAALVLTGCSGGLAGGDSGGSSDGPIKLGMLAPFSGSEAAFGDYMKFGAQLAINEINEDGGVDGRELELVTEDDGCDATAAVAAANKLVSAGVEGSVGGYCSGATLPTLPVFKEAGISMVIPAANSTKLVGQGAFLINGTGTQQGKAAVAYAEKLGAKSVVLIDDNTDYSVDLANAFEEQAGSLNIVKRESVNPDEKDFGANINSVIGANPDFIYWTGYYQAGGLLIDQLRAAGYDGTILVGDGSVDAQLAAIAGPAIENVFGTFTRTPDMLEGGDAWVAAYTELAKADPGPYSMQTYEAVKAIAQAMTDAGSTDAEAVDKALLGLKAFPLLSGDLTFAEDGSREGGGFVIVSPTGEKGAFVLSDDLS
- a CDS encoding FHA domain-containing protein; this encodes MSNDMGFPGFGGAVIAIFGVWSVVGIGIYVWYLWSLARLFPMIGLPAAHGWIPIWNQWRLIERGGLPGWTAVLSLIPGLGVVAYVMSVIAMHRLNREHGEGPGMTVLGALVAPLWATLLGSRIQDRGYAGGSTGGRYAAGAGLVEYGADGQVYPLLRPEGSPQPTATQGQFTMPPVPQSFSPQAAAPSADRAAAPVLPPVQRPVAPVVPVAPGATPLPAANRSEAPSPEASAEELNPWGFGKTTEGNFLRLAGEEVPARESGLGAGQDLRPFSWPEARPVRRPDPAPAVPPVAPAVPPVAPAVPPVAPDAPLPQHAQAEPVAPPAPVAPPAPVAPVAPVAQPIVPPVAPPAVPPVVPQVVSTPVPTRVPLPDFWAESEPPSAQAPEEPAPTGMNAASLELDPAGLPFAPPQPEPVAVPQPAPAPVPQAAPAGVSAQSILGLDEDDDLDSTIVVAKRDRWVLELPGGQQHELVGDDIVVGRKPVAIDGSEVLVVNDPTRTLSKSHARLRRSGDTWTIEDLDSTNGVFVTDATGTQVELEPGTAVTVVGDVLIGTLEARLHIAE